The following proteins are encoded in a genomic region of Candidatus Methylospira mobilis:
- a CDS encoding NHLP leader peptide family natural product precursor — protein MNAEAEQAKQQIDEHEEQFTRSIPSRLVVDGSNEKLLANAAEMLKAEGFELQEGVTVKAVANTDSAFHLVILERPQNCSD, from the coding sequence ATGAACGCAGAAGCAGAACAAGCAAAGCAACAAATTGACGAACATGAAGAGCAATTTACCCGGTCGATTCCCAGCCGTTTGGTAGTGGATGGCTCCAATGAAAAACTGTTGGCCAATGCTGCAGAAATGCTGAAAGCGGAAGGGTTTGAGCTACAAGAGGGCGTTACAGTCAAAGCGGTGGCGAATACCGATAGCGCGTTTCATCTGGTAATCCTAGAGAGGCCGCAGAATTGTTCGGATTAA